From Lujinxingia vulgaris, a single genomic window includes:
- the rbfA gene encoding 30S ribosome-binding factor RbfA, translated as MKQKRSYKRTERVGQQLHEVIAGLLLTDADDPRLQLVQVTAVEMSPDLRYAKVYFIMLDGEEPEDGVEPALERFAGFAQRSIGEQLRLQFVPRLTFKFDEAVMRGRAMDELLSKLPRGTET; from the coding sequence ATGAAACAAAAACGCAGCTACAAACGCACCGAACGGGTCGGGCAGCAGCTCCACGAAGTTATCGCGGGGCTGCTGCTCACCGACGCCGACGACCCGCGCCTTCAGCTGGTGCAGGTCACGGCGGTGGAGATGAGCCCGGATCTTCGGTACGCGAAGGTTTACTTCATCATGCTCGACGGTGAAGAGCCCGAGGACGGCGTAGAGCCGGCCCTGGAGCGCTTCGCCGGTTTCGCCCAGCGCTCCATTGGCGAGCAGCTTCGCCTGCAGTTTGTGCCTCGCCTTACCTTCAAGTTCGACGAGGCGGTGATGCGCGGGCGCGCAATGGATGAACTCCTCTCAAAGCTCCCCAGGGGCACTGAGACGTGA
- a CDS encoding DHH family phosphoesterase — MSAETHHPSGAATAPVVIPTSPELEAQIDAFAELLDNHQRFLVVAHAYPDGDAVGSTLAMGLLLEQLGKDVTFFNVDPVPYNFRFLPGADRWITDAPSEQPEVTVMLDCAEPGRLGEGFPQGAWGTTIAVVDHHKTWDPNFATTYVRDVSAASTGELIYRLVRRYGQLSSEIAQNLYCCMMTDTGSFRYSNTSQTAFRVAGELVEAGADPWHMTSHIYEDQPRERLELLCRVLATLNVSECGRLAFLRVEDAMLEGLNSDEDLTDGFINYARSIRGVEVATQLREAEDDTWRVSFRSRGKVDVSALAEKFGGGGHHNAAGCRISGTPGEVESRLVAALVEMLDQPESP; from the coding sequence ATGAGTGCGGAGACACACCATCCGTCGGGCGCTGCCACAGCGCCGGTTGTTATTCCGACGAGCCCTGAGCTCGAAGCGCAGATCGACGCGTTTGCAGAGCTCCTCGACAATCACCAGCGCTTTCTGGTGGTTGCGCATGCCTACCCCGATGGTGATGCGGTGGGCTCTACACTGGCGATGGGGCTGCTTCTGGAGCAGCTCGGAAAAGACGTCACCTTCTTCAACGTCGATCCGGTCCCCTACAACTTCCGCTTTCTTCCCGGCGCCGATCGTTGGATCACCGACGCTCCCTCGGAGCAGCCGGAGGTCACGGTGATGCTGGACTGCGCCGAGCCCGGTCGCCTGGGTGAGGGGTTCCCTCAGGGCGCGTGGGGCACAACGATCGCGGTGGTCGATCACCACAAAACCTGGGATCCGAACTTCGCCACCACGTATGTGCGTGACGTGAGCGCGGCGTCGACCGGCGAGTTGATCTATCGGCTGGTGCGCCGCTACGGGCAGTTGAGCTCGGAGATCGCGCAGAACCTCTACTGCTGCATGATGACCGACACCGGCAGCTTCCGGTACTCCAACACCAGCCAGACCGCGTTTCGCGTGGCCGGTGAGCTGGTTGAGGCCGGCGCCGATCCCTGGCATATGACCAGCCATATCTACGAAGATCAGCCGCGCGAGCGTCTGGAGCTTCTCTGCCGGGTGTTGGCCACGCTCAATGTCTCGGAGTGTGGTCGACTCGCGTTTTTGCGTGTCGAAGATGCGATGCTCGAAGGGCTGAACTCCGACGAAGACCTCACCGACGGGTTTATCAACTACGCCCGCTCGATTCGCGGCGTGGAAGTGGCCACCCAACTTCGGGAGGCCGAGGACGACACCTGGCGAGTCTCGTTCCGCTCGCGCGGCAAGGTCGATGTCTCCGCGCTGGCCGAGAAGTTCGGTGGCGGTGGGCATCATAACGCCGCCGGATGCCGCATCAGCGGCACCCCTGGCGAGGTCGAGAGTCGCCTCGTCGCCGCGCTCGTCGAGATGCTCGACCAGCCCGAGTCCCCTTAA
- the truB gene encoding tRNA pseudouridine(55) synthase TruB — MQSQDGLILIDKDAGMTSFDVVRRVRRLAGTRKVGHTGTLDPDATGLMGVVLGRCTKLANFLTLDEKVYAFEMVLGSATDTEDASGEVIEVAGWEHVTREAFEEAMAGFLGTIQQVPPIYSALKVDGKRAHALARAGEEVHLEARPIEIFELELMSFEPPHVSMRVRCGSGTYVRALVRDLGKAVGSVAHTRSIRRISVGEFDLEQAYRLDELSEENFWEKVLSPARMVGSLDQVHIDDEQRRAVGFGQTILVAPELPMDAPIAVIDANDELVAIMARKESHDPQGSRLAPRRVLI; from the coding sequence ATGCAAAGCCAGGACGGCTTGATCCTGATCGACAAAGACGCCGGCATGACGAGCTTCGACGTGGTGCGTCGGGTGCGCAGGTTGGCAGGCACCCGCAAGGTCGGCCACACCGGCACGCTCGACCCGGACGCCACCGGGCTGATGGGCGTCGTGCTCGGGCGCTGCACCAAACTCGCCAACTTCCTGACCCTCGACGAGAAGGTTTACGCCTTTGAGATGGTGCTCGGGAGCGCCACTGACACCGAAGATGCCTCTGGCGAGGTGATCGAGGTGGCCGGCTGGGAGCATGTGACGCGCGAGGCCTTCGAAGAGGCGATGGCCGGTTTTCTGGGAACCATCCAGCAGGTCCCGCCCATCTACTCGGCGCTTAAAGTCGACGGGAAGCGGGCCCACGCTCTGGCGCGTGCCGGCGAGGAGGTTCACCTTGAGGCGCGCCCGATCGAGATCTTTGAACTGGAGCTCATGAGCTTTGAGCCGCCGCACGTTTCGATGCGGGTTCGATGCGGCTCGGGGACCTACGTGCGAGCGCTGGTGCGCGACCTTGGAAAAGCGGTGGGCAGCGTCGCCCATACCCGCAGCATCCGTCGCATCTCGGTTGGCGAGTTCGATCTTGAGCAGGCCTATCGCCTGGACGAACTCAGCGAGGAGAACTTCTGGGAGAAGGTGCTCTCGCCGGCGCGTATGGTCGGGAGCCTGGACCAGGTTCACATCGATGACGAGCAGCGCCGCGCGGTGGGGTTCGGGCAGACCATCCTGGTGGCACCTGAACTTCCGATGGATGCGCCCATCGCGGTGATTGATGCCAACGACGAGCTCGTCGCGATCATGGCTCGCAAAGAGAGTCACGACCCGCAGGGAAGTCGCCTGGCACCGCGGCGTGTGCTGATTTAG
- a CDS encoding saccharopine dehydrogenase NADP-binding domain-containing protein, with protein MDPIIAIYGASGFVGRMLSRALCEGGRSLRLIGRDLGRLEELEEELRADGFTALSVRQARLSDEAGLRGALRGCTALVNCAGPLGNKTRALVQAALDEGVHIFDMAGEQSQVHWMWDHIDRPARECGLVVMPACAIEYALGDFAAEIALVKAASRIVICYAVREIKLSQGARKTFVHALGEGGYSFVDGKLEQHRAAHRLFDVPFPGGHHRKGVWIPGAEAILVPPRGGVSRVESCVVTGEAVVRILATLSGVLPSVVRALRPVADRIVEQGDESDPSVGEYLVIAFDPKSSEPYAMLTGEDVYATSVRIAAECVSRTVDEGPVKVGVTSPAAVFDVNTFLAAVGVRRLL; from the coding sequence GTGGACCCGATCATTGCGATCTATGGTGCGAGCGGTTTTGTGGGCCGCATGCTCTCCCGAGCGCTCTGTGAGGGCGGACGTTCGCTGCGTCTGATCGGTCGCGACCTCGGGCGCCTCGAAGAACTCGAGGAGGAGCTGCGCGCCGACGGGTTTACAGCGCTCTCGGTGCGACAGGCGCGCCTCAGCGATGAGGCCGGTCTTCGTGGAGCGCTGCGGGGCTGCACCGCGCTGGTGAACTGTGCCGGGCCTCTGGGCAATAAGACCCGGGCGCTGGTCCAGGCTGCCCTCGATGAGGGCGTGCACATCTTCGATATGGCCGGGGAGCAATCTCAGGTTCACTGGATGTGGGACCACATCGATCGGCCGGCGCGGGAGTGCGGGCTTGTGGTGATGCCGGCCTGCGCCATCGAATACGCGCTGGGAGATTTCGCCGCCGAGATCGCGCTTGTGAAGGCGGCCTCTCGCATCGTGATCTGCTACGCGGTGCGTGAGATCAAACTCAGCCAGGGGGCGCGAAAGACCTTTGTGCATGCGCTTGGCGAGGGGGGCTATAGTTTTGTGGATGGCAAGCTGGAGCAACATCGCGCGGCACATCGCCTTTTTGATGTTCCCTTTCCCGGGGGGCATCACCGAAAGGGCGTGTGGATTCCCGGTGCCGAGGCGATCCTTGTGCCGCCGCGCGGTGGTGTCTCACGCGTGGAGAGCTGCGTGGTCACGGGGGAGGCCGTGGTGCGGATCCTCGCGACCCTCTCCGGCGTGTTGCCCTCGGTCGTTCGGGCGTTGAGGCCCGTCGCCGACCGCATCGTCGAGCAGGGCGATGAGAGCGACCCGTCGGTGGGCGAATATCTGGTCATTGCTTTCGACCCCAAAAGCTCCGAACCCTATGCGATGTTGACCGGCGAAGATGTGTATGCGACGAGCGTGCGCATCGCGGCCGAGTGTGTCAGCCGTACGGTGGATGAGGGGCCTGTGAAGGTCGGGGTGACCTCACCAGCGGCGGTGTTCGACGTGAACACGTTTCTCGCTGCTGTGGGTGTGCGGCGCCTGCTCTGA